A genomic segment from Tuwongella immobilis encodes:
- a CDS encoding TIGR02996 domain-containing protein gives MIDSAAALLAAIRESPNELLPRLAFADWCEEHQQPERAAFIREQCAAAAGASPYDPQARQFQQSAALRLHAHSAEWYPQLSHATRSQLIHERGFPIAVRINPLVLPADLPILIQQTPLERLSIDCSQVEMPAIVEQILRRLSVMLQGSRLRTLELLNAGMNSRSLAPLLEISELVTLESLNLLRNHADSRFVDQLLASPRLPRLRQLDLESNSLTPEGIRQLLTRPSFAKLRAFHIPDQNIDHSTWMAMLESPHATELESLSLGPGLDSRCLIRWTQHDGLPALRHLDLAWNDIHDPAVIQLAESPRLRQLQSLSLWATPITEAAGQALARSRFADHLRLLDLSRTGIRDETILAMLSTGTWTNLRELRLERIPLQMQTLRHLAESNRLSPDCRLMVTTLHLSRAESQQVREWFDARQKLAESARIPAGLPHPD, from the coding sequence ATGATCGATTCCGCGGCGGCCCTGTTGGCGGCCATTCGGGAATCGCCGAATGAGCTTCTGCCCCGCTTGGCATTTGCCGATTGGTGCGAAGAACATCAGCAACCCGAACGGGCCGCATTCATCCGCGAACAATGCGCCGCCGCCGCCGGGGCATCGCCATATGATCCGCAGGCGCGGCAATTTCAACAGAGCGCGGCCCTGCGTCTGCATGCCCATTCCGCAGAATGGTATCCGCAACTATCGCATGCCACCCGTTCGCAACTGATTCACGAGCGGGGATTTCCGATTGCGGTGCGCATCAATCCGCTGGTGCTACCCGCCGATCTGCCGATTCTCATTCAGCAAACACCGTTGGAGCGACTGAGCATCGATTGTTCGCAGGTGGAAATGCCCGCCATTGTCGAGCAGATTCTCCGCCGCCTGTCGGTCATGCTGCAAGGGTCGCGGCTGCGCACGCTGGAACTGCTCAATGCCGGGATGAACAGCCGCAGTCTCGCGCCGCTGCTGGAAATCTCCGAATTGGTCACGCTGGAATCGTTGAATCTGCTGCGCAACCATGCGGATAGTCGCTTTGTCGATCAACTGCTCGCCTCCCCTCGCCTCCCCCGACTGCGACAATTGGACTTGGAATCGAATTCGCTCACCCCGGAAGGCATTCGCCAACTGTTGACTCGCCCCAGTTTTGCGAAACTACGGGCGTTCCATATTCCGGATCAAAACATCGACCATTCCACCTGGATGGCGATGCTCGAAAGTCCGCATGCCACGGAATTGGAATCGCTATCGCTGGGGCCGGGATTGGATTCCCGCTGTCTGATCCGTTGGACGCAACACGATGGCCTGCCCGCACTTCGGCATCTGGATCTGGCGTGGAATGACATTCATGATCCGGCCGTGATCCAACTCGCCGAATCGCCCCGCTTGCGGCAGTTGCAAAGCCTGTCGCTGTGGGCCACGCCCATCACCGAAGCCGCCGGGCAAGCCTTGGCACGCTCCCGATTCGCCGATCACTTGCGGTTGCTGGATCTCTCCCGCACCGGCATCCGCGATGAGACGATTCTTGCCATGCTGTCAACGGGCACTTGGACGAATTTGCGAGAATTGCGGCTCGAACGCATCCCGTTACAGATGCAGACGTTGCGTCACTTGGCGGAAAGCAATCGGCTATCGCCCGACTGCCGCTTGATGGTGACGACGCTACACCTCTCCCGCGCGGAATCGCAACAAGTCCGCGAATGGTTCGATGCCCGACAGAAACTCGCGGAATCTGCCCGAATTCCCGCCGGGCTTCCTCATCCAGACTGA
- a CDS encoding WD40 domain-containing protein, whose amino-acid sequence MMRRFLAFVAMLGLGSCLVAQDSVPAKVLIPQMGISIKPGEPLSPRAIVQQPTPIKGILSWSIESRLHSGGVRTMAVSPDGQLVATAGNDANVRVWDTTTGKLVHCLVGHDYYVLDVAWSPDGQTLASAGSFDNTVRLWDRKTGNPLRILKASTYTTTLAWAPDGQSLICGGGTSGTVTGWDLPSGREKFVSDQGTRILSLMYTRDGTQLLVAVASTGVVSLDLSTGKPIPEEAAEVPTILALERGIGEKEAWIGSATTVQRYRDGKLDTVKVTMPGYAIAQAPKGELFIKAANNSWTQHSGDDFKATKAIPLVATELRFPSGEPLGFGLALTKVVPFRVGETKPEAGFAIATGTVRPMWQPGRPLVLGLGDAKPSLWDVNTGKSLGTLPEHVGGVTAIAFSADGKQIATGGIDKMVRISDATSGKILRELKGHSTPITQVAFAGDGRLAAAGTDTDPVRIWSPKSDMSQVTLSGHQKTIAALAWSRDNALIATGDINYDLRMYNSSTGKPTHGISISKPIRSLAFSPSGKFLAAGAEDNVIRIVQPTTGKTLQEFTLPIGSPPTVTGLAWTTDSNSIFLGRGNFTAMSLSMRTGKTSPALRTLGPAHLTALTTDGRTMIQGTPDGVIRLFDAATGIPRVTLLTTAETLAAVQANGYYRADPTGEAELVAVSWTKTGMQTQSLAEFAETTKRKNQPGMVRILGR is encoded by the coding sequence ATGATGCGACGATTTTTGGCGTTCGTGGCGATGCTCGGGTTGGGTTCGTGTCTGGTGGCACAGGACAGTGTCCCGGCGAAGGTGCTCATTCCGCAAATGGGCATTTCCATCAAACCAGGTGAGCCGCTCAGTCCGCGAGCAATCGTTCAGCAACCTACCCCGATCAAGGGGATTCTCTCATGGTCGATCGAAAGTCGGCTGCATTCTGGCGGCGTGCGGACCATGGCCGTCTCACCCGATGGGCAACTGGTCGCCACGGCGGGAAATGATGCCAATGTTCGTGTGTGGGACACCACAACCGGCAAACTCGTGCATTGCCTGGTTGGGCACGATTACTATGTGCTGGATGTCGCCTGGTCGCCCGATGGGCAAACGCTCGCCAGTGCGGGCAGCTTTGATAACACCGTGCGATTGTGGGATCGCAAAACGGGCAATCCGCTTCGCATTCTCAAAGCCAGCACCTACACCACCACGCTCGCCTGGGCACCCGATGGGCAATCGCTGATCTGCGGCGGCGGCACCAGTGGCACGGTAACCGGGTGGGATCTGCCCAGCGGACGGGAGAAATTCGTCAGCGATCAGGGCACCCGCATCCTCAGTTTGATGTACACCCGAGATGGCACGCAATTGCTCGTCGCGGTGGCCAGCACGGGGGTCGTGTCGCTGGATCTGAGCACCGGTAAACCGATTCCGGAAGAAGCGGCGGAAGTGCCAACGATTCTCGCTCTGGAACGTGGAATCGGCGAGAAAGAAGCCTGGATTGGCTCCGCGACAACGGTGCAACGCTATCGCGATGGCAAACTCGACACGGTGAAAGTCACCATGCCTGGCTATGCAATCGCACAGGCTCCCAAGGGCGAGCTATTCATCAAGGCAGCGAATAACAGTTGGACGCAGCATTCCGGTGACGATTTCAAAGCGACCAAGGCGATTCCACTGGTCGCCACGGAATTGCGATTTCCCAGCGGCGAACCTCTCGGATTCGGACTCGCACTCACCAAGGTCGTTCCATTCCGCGTGGGGGAAACCAAGCCGGAGGCGGGATTCGCTATCGCCACCGGCACCGTGCGTCCGATGTGGCAACCAGGCCGCCCGTTGGTGTTGGGATTGGGCGACGCAAAACCGTCGCTGTGGGATGTCAACACCGGCAAATCGTTGGGCACGTTACCGGAACATGTCGGCGGCGTCACTGCGATTGCATTTTCGGCGGATGGCAAGCAGATTGCGACCGGCGGCATCGACAAAATGGTCCGCATCAGCGATGCCACCTCGGGGAAAATCCTCCGCGAACTCAAGGGCCACTCCACGCCCATCACGCAGGTTGCATTCGCGGGCGATGGCCGACTTGCTGCCGCTGGGACCGACACCGACCCGGTGCGCATCTGGTCGCCGAAATCCGACATGAGTCAGGTGACGCTCTCCGGCCACCAAAAGACCATCGCCGCGCTGGCGTGGTCCCGCGATAACGCCTTGATTGCGACGGGCGACATCAATTACGATCTCCGCATGTATAACAGCAGCACCGGCAAACCGACGCATGGCATCAGCATCAGCAAGCCGATTCGCTCGCTGGCCTTTTCGCCCAGCGGAAAGTTCCTGGCGGCGGGAGCGGAAGATAATGTCATCCGGATTGTGCAGCCGACCACCGGCAAGACGCTTCAGGAATTCACGCTGCCCATCGGCAGTCCGCCGACGGTCACGGGCTTGGCCTGGACGACTGACAGCAATTCCATTTTCCTGGGACGGGGGAATTTCACGGCGATGTCGCTATCGATGCGGACCGGGAAAACCTCGCCAGCGCTGCGGACGCTCGGCCCGGCCCATTTGACGGCACTCACCACCGATGGCCGCACGATGATCCAAGGCACGCCAGATGGCGTCATCCGCTTGTTCGACGCTGCCACGGGCATCCCCCGCGTCACGCTGCTGACCACCGCCGAGACGTTAGCGGCAGTGCAGGCGAACGGTTACTATCGGGCCGATCCCACGGGAGAAGCCGAACTCGTAGCCGTAAGTTGGACGAAAACCGGAATGCAAACGCAATCGCTGGCGGAATTCGCCGAAACGACCAAACGCAAGAATCAACCCGGAATGGTGAGGATTTTGGGACGATGA
- a CDS encoding WD40 repeat domain-containing protein produces MSHHAENNPEYELEWNTTGNPEGNLIFTSNNRLICPVGPELYQIDLLDPPTKQRIYSHPHRIDHVAVSPNGRRMVISSGDELTELEWNHKNWKVTANSQLPFIVSAIAIDDAGGLIAGIHSENRTLWRRSKAGERFTPFFSLTTANRLTIDNNYVFGVTDTRIDPVSQRIAIAYNGGVCWVSENGANQSNTPIPGSGADAILMLADKKRWVFARFGEIQLFSGDQLERTIKLQNGVIRALAEIPGRNRIVILANRGNVLPSTINIIDLNSNDPPLSLSLSTESGGRWVCVSPNGSRIAAMTGFRNKTILKIWRTPENSSN; encoded by the coding sequence ATGAGTCATCACGCAGAAAATAATCCAGAATATGAGTTGGAATGGAATACCACAGGAAATCCTGAAGGCAACTTGATATTCACATCCAACAACCGATTAATTTGTCCCGTTGGCCCAGAGCTTTATCAGATTGATCTGCTTGATCCGCCAACGAAACAGCGAATCTACTCCCATCCACATCGGATTGACCATGTTGCCGTTTCTCCAAATGGTCGGCGTATGGTGATTTCCTCAGGAGACGAGCTAACCGAGTTGGAATGGAACCATAAAAACTGGAAAGTAACGGCGAATTCTCAGTTACCATTTATTGTGTCGGCGATAGCGATCGACGATGCAGGCGGCCTGATTGCAGGCATCCACTCGGAAAATCGCACACTTTGGCGACGTTCAAAGGCGGGTGAAAGATTCACCCCTTTTTTTTCTCTTACAACCGCGAACCGTCTCACAATCGACAACAACTACGTTTTCGGTGTCACGGATACCCGAATCGATCCCGTCAGTCAACGGATTGCAATCGCCTATAACGGTGGGGTGTGCTGGGTGTCGGAGAATGGAGCAAACCAATCAAACACTCCAATACCTGGATCTGGAGCCGACGCAATCCTCATGCTTGCCGATAAAAAACGCTGGGTATTTGCACGATTTGGCGAGATCCAGCTCTTTTCAGGTGACCAGCTCGAAAGGACAATTAAACTTCAGAATGGCGTAATCCGGGCACTCGCTGAGATTCCGGGTCGCAATCGAATTGTCATTCTGGCAAACCGCGGCAATGTCCTTCCATCGACGATCAACATCATCGACCTCAATTCAAACGATCCCCCTCTCTCGCTTTCATTATCGACAGAATCCGGCGGGCGATGGGTCTGTGTCTCACCAAATGGGTCCCGAATCGCAGCGATGACAGGTTTCCGAAACAAGACGATTCTCAAAATATGGAGAACTCCAGAAAACTCATCAAACTGA
- a CDS encoding DUF4347 domain-containing protein, whose translation MGEHSIELNPNTISTNPADQTPFLLLESNQGFEIRLEDLAATPEISDWDYNDTVWFISVDEKPGTTDPEKVKKAVEPLPKFATKISGPGRFSYPPKSLAIVTDSTAAGDAADIKRVGPADIRVVDQVGGGWPQVRWELAKEPVGTIGALILSGHGDYGGVAAADAKNSLVVKTLDPATLQEIKQRLAPGAPIILAGCNCALAPTGLQSLANITGHPVIANTGELSDGNFGTGDWGRFDPKP comes from the coding sequence GTGGGCGAACATTCGATTGAGCTCAATCCGAACACCATCTCCACCAACCCCGCTGATCAAACTCCTTTCTTGCTGCTTGAATCCAATCAAGGATTCGAGATTCGACTCGAAGATTTAGCTGCAACTCCTGAAATCAGCGATTGGGATTACAACGACACGGTTTGGTTCATTTCGGTAGATGAGAAACCCGGAACAACTGATCCAGAGAAGGTCAAAAAAGCAGTTGAACCGCTGCCAAAATTCGCGACAAAAATCTCTGGTCCTGGGAGGTTCTCCTATCCGCCAAAGTCACTTGCAATCGTCACGGATTCAACCGCTGCTGGAGATGCGGCGGATATCAAGCGGGTGGGGCCAGCAGATATTCGCGTAGTCGATCAAGTTGGTGGTGGGTGGCCACAAGTGAGATGGGAGTTAGCGAAGGAACCTGTCGGCACGATTGGTGCCCTGATCCTCAGCGGCCATGGCGACTATGGCGGTGTCGCGGCTGCCGACGCAAAGAATAGCTTAGTTGTGAAGACACTCGACCCGGCTACCCTTCAGGAGATCAAGCAACGATTGGCTCCTGGAGCACCGATCATCCTTGCTGGCTGCAATTGTGCTCTGGCACCAACAGGATTGCAATCATTAGCGAATATAACAGGCCATCCTGTAATTGCCAATACGGGTGAACTGAGTGATGGTAATTTCGGAACAGGTGATTGGGGGCGATTCGATCCCAAACCATAA
- a CDS encoding PepSY domain-containing protein, producing MLEPTLSPAGSITASPEAPTGAPPISTPGTGAKPAPAKRPLIRRFVHLLRRGHLYFGLFLFPWAVLYGVTAFLFNHPNAFSDGGNLTAFGAELLHETPLATPPSAETTAEQVVQQLNVVKQPATPFALAGAGKFTGRDFAFATVKTSDRTINVLFDLKNGGGSVRWQATPSAAEKPAPPKPAPFAIGSPNGPGGGNGRGPAGGRGAPNGGERGPRSGEARSTPNSLQLADSIRDRIQATIPILMERLALPIGEVTITSIPDVTFPIEADGSTWTATYNPLTGTVTGSSGENRPATELSWRRFLLRLHTAHVYPSEINSRWLWAVIVDVMAFTMCFWGVTGLIMWWQIKSTRTIGLVILILSAIAATALGIGMHNAMTGG from the coding sequence ATGCTTGAACCGACTTTGTCACCCGCAGGTTCCATCACCGCGTCGCCGGAAGCACCCACCGGCGCGCCCCCGATCTCCACTCCTGGCACGGGTGCCAAACCCGCGCCGGCCAAACGACCGCTCATCCGACGGTTCGTCCATCTGCTGCGTCGGGGGCACCTGTATTTTGGGCTGTTTCTGTTCCCGTGGGCCGTGCTGTATGGCGTCACGGCCTTCTTATTCAACCATCCCAATGCCTTTAGTGATGGCGGCAATCTCACCGCTTTCGGCGCGGAATTGCTCCACGAAACCCCGCTGGCAACTCCCCCATCGGCCGAAACCACCGCCGAGCAAGTCGTGCAGCAGTTGAACGTGGTCAAACAACCGGCGACCCCGTTCGCACTCGCCGGCGCGGGGAAATTCACCGGCCGCGATTTCGCCTTTGCCACCGTCAAAACCAGCGACCGCACCATCAACGTGTTGTTTGACCTGAAAAACGGCGGGGGTTCGGTCCGCTGGCAAGCCACCCCATCCGCCGCCGAGAAACCCGCCCCTCCGAAACCGGCACCATTCGCGATCGGTAGCCCCAACGGTCCCGGCGGCGGCAACGGTCGTGGTCCGGCGGGCGGGCGTGGCGCACCCAATGGCGGAGAACGCGGTCCCCGTTCCGGCGAAGCGCGATCGACCCCCAACAGCCTGCAATTGGCCGATTCCATCCGCGATCGCATTCAAGCGACGATTCCGATTCTGATGGAACGCCTGGCGCTGCCCATTGGAGAAGTGACCATCACGTCGATTCCGGATGTGACGTTTCCGATCGAAGCGGATGGCAGCACCTGGACGGCGACATACAACCCGCTGACCGGCACCGTCACCGGCAGCAGCGGCGAGAACCGACCCGCGACGGAACTCAGTTGGCGACGATTCCTCTTACGGCTGCACACCGCGCACGTTTACCCCAGCGAAATCAACAGCCGCTGGCTGTGGGCAGTGATTGTGGACGTGATGGCATTTACGATGTGTTTCTGGGGCGTGACGGGCCTCATCATGTGGTGGCAGATCAAGTCCACCCGCACAATCGGCCTGGTGATTCTGATCCTCAGCGCCATCGCCGCCACCGCCCTGGGCATCGGCATGCACAACGCCATGACCGGCGGATAA
- a CDS encoding DUF1559 domain-containing protein has protein sequence MRQTPIRRAAFTLIELLVVIAIIAILIGLLLPAVQKVRAAAARMSCQNNMKQIVLGMSQYEHTVGYFPYSRTGSLWRILPYVEQVTLSQQFESAVHSNGLHGFNGQLTDAGWTPALQSAFNTRLPVFQCPATPGDRTIAVNATISAQATDYTSPRIPALRPLGHPLWYQEGEPQMNFNTAMSPPDSRSTDPRRRGATYAAITDGYSNTLLFYECAGSPNLYIKGRQATGNVSMAWAGAGDGVKMRAYRTDNETAATSPTNSGRGTAGSPVPPISPTDPSRPAAWECAIDSAPGTYQFINHTNSGQPYSFHTGGVMIGMADGSARLLSDNVGLDTFLNLLLRDDGQILGEY, from the coding sequence ATGAGGCAGACGCCGATTCGACGCGCCGCGTTCACGCTGATTGAATTGTTGGTGGTGATTGCCATTATCGCCATTTTGATTGGACTGCTGCTGCCAGCCGTGCAGAAAGTGCGAGCCGCCGCCGCCCGCATGAGTTGCCAGAACAATATGAAGCAAATCGTGCTGGGGATGTCCCAATACGAACACACCGTGGGCTATTTCCCGTATTCCCGAACTGGATCGCTGTGGCGAATTCTGCCGTATGTCGAGCAGGTCACACTCAGTCAGCAATTTGAATCCGCAGTCCATTCCAACGGGTTGCATGGATTCAACGGCCAACTGACCGATGCTGGGTGGACACCCGCATTGCAATCCGCTTTCAACACCCGCTTGCCCGTGTTCCAATGCCCGGCCACGCCCGGCGACCGCACGATTGCCGTGAATGCAACCATCAGCGCCCAAGCCACCGACTATACTTCGCCGCGCATTCCGGCGCTTCGCCCGCTGGGGCATCCGCTGTGGTATCAGGAAGGCGAGCCGCAGATGAACTTCAACACGGCCATGAGTCCGCCGGATTCGCGCTCGACCGATCCCCGCCGACGTGGGGCCACCTATGCGGCAATCACCGACGGCTACAGTAATACGCTGTTGTTCTACGAATGTGCCGGTTCGCCCAATTTGTATATCAAGGGTCGGCAAGCGACTGGGAATGTCTCCATGGCGTGGGCCGGTGCCGGGGATGGGGTGAAGATGCGCGCCTATCGCACCGACAACGAAACCGCCGCCACCAGTCCCACCAATAGCGGCCGAGGTACCGCGGGCAGCCCGGTTCCGCCGATCAGTCCGACCGATCCCAGCCGCCCCGCCGCCTGGGAATGCGCGATTGATTCCGCTCCGGGCACTTACCAATTCATCAACCATACCAATAGCGGCCAGCCGTACAGCTTCCACACCGGCGGCGTGATGATTGGCATGGCCGATGGCTCCGCCCGATTGCTCAGCGACAACGTCGGACTGGACACATTCTTGAATTTGCTGCTCCGCGACGATGGGCAGATCCTTGGCGAATATTAA
- a CDS encoding DUF2293 domain-containing protein — protein sequence MPDQTRIVRPGPSERTVRTEQGEVLTVPEGWSLLEPGDPGLTRRVKADGPSWTVQEKRGRKIFTRGVWAPTETIETIRQDLQDERATPQYARKRAADVARREREQQEYVGEFRETVLAFLAFHPQYAEVAGRLADAVTAHATPVGSGTVARTERIPVEERAEAAVIAWMRHQTTAYDRMSIPRVKGMRRDVRRMLAQRSKTLLESYRRGLLVDPMLCPLQRALAKGNSAAASGSANSANAAQPTAERPPIAESA from the coding sequence ATGCCGGATCAGACGCGGATTGTGCGACCGGGGCCCAGTGAACGCACGGTGCGGACCGAACAAGGGGAAGTGCTGACGGTTCCGGAGGGGTGGTCGCTGTTGGAGCCGGGTGATCCGGGGCTGACGCGGCGGGTGAAGGCCGATGGGCCAAGCTGGACCGTGCAGGAAAAACGCGGTCGCAAAATCTTCACCCGAGGCGTATGGGCACCCACGGAAACGATCGAAACGATTCGCCAGGATTTGCAGGATGAGCGGGCCACGCCGCAATATGCTCGCAAACGGGCGGCGGATGTCGCACGGCGCGAGCGGGAACAGCAGGAATATGTCGGGGAATTTCGGGAGACGGTGCTGGCCTTTCTCGCGTTTCATCCGCAATATGCGGAGGTGGCCGGGCGGCTGGCCGATGCGGTGACTGCCCATGCCACCCCGGTGGGAAGTGGAACCGTGGCCCGAACCGAGCGAATTCCGGTCGAGGAGCGTGCCGAGGCTGCGGTCATTGCCTGGATGCGGCATCAAACCACCGCGTATGATCGCATGAGCATTCCCCGTGTGAAGGGCATGCGGCGCGATGTGCGGCGGATGCTGGCTCAGCGATCCAAGACGCTGTTGGAATCGTATCGACGCGGGTTGCTGGTCGATCCGATGCTCTGCCCGTTGCAGCGTGCGCTGGCGAAGGGAAATTCGGCTGCCGCATCGGGATCGGCGAATTCGGCGAACGCGGCTCAGCCGACAGCGGAGCGGCCACCGATTGCGGAATCGGCGTGA
- a CDS encoding DoxX family protein — MIRQTGAMRMSTGAKIGLGLMGILYTLAGVNHLLNPDFYMRIMPPYLPWHAELVFWSGIAEMLLGVLVLLPATRRLAAWGIIALLIAVFPANLHMALHTEQYPQVPAWALWLRLPMQGLFIAWAYRYTRADSAAESAAGPGTDAA, encoded by the coding sequence ATGATCCGCCAAACGGGGGCGATGCGGATGAGCACTGGAGCGAAAATTGGCCTGGGATTGATGGGGATTTTGTACACCCTGGCCGGGGTGAATCATCTGCTCAATCCGGATTTCTACATGCGCATTATGCCGCCTTATCTGCCGTGGCATGCCGAACTGGTGTTCTGGAGCGGCATCGCGGAAATGCTACTGGGCGTGCTGGTGCTGCTGCCGGCGACTCGACGATTGGCCGCGTGGGGGATCATCGCGCTGCTGATCGCCGTGTTTCCCGCCAATCTGCACATGGCGTTGCACACCGAGCAATATCCGCAAGTCCCCGCGTGGGCACTTTGGCTGCGACTGCCGATGCAGGGGCTATTCATCGCCTGGGCCTATCGTTACACCCGAGCGGATTCGGCGGCAGAATCGGCGGCTGGTCCCGGCACCGATGCGGCGTGA
- a CDS encoding glycosyltransferase family 87 protein: protein MVSIRSCAFTAMACILWLLIAPRISFFDRERQLALMLIAFGMLIFGRYTGAEWGNRTHSILRIGILTTAVFTALSHDLPRLSFWSPDPALGWIARSIYGVTILRILIQPPTLITILVSMVASGLLLSVETSIFFYPGMRGAHGIIQVSAILGQLWFLWATWSDDRILRRRGLTIAGIIALGVWLRIATPLITAKPEIDVYYLIVESSLAIAQGNDPYDLDVTNIYYDPKSPDAATGDPPMYRPAGYPPLPYLLGVPLVTAGIDYRVLLVIADIAAALMLTVLAYRRQPPQMAFLISTAYWLMPRCTVLIENCWYEPVIIALLTGGLWLIESGYRIGYGLIGLALTGKQYGIFLILPLFVALPFWPLIIGTTIAAVVTIGPFLAWNADGMFTSMLRKHLDRPIQAQFLGMPSLFARLEIPFPRSGYFVCQLLCMGWLCARSWLRIRSPLQVAGLIGSVILMFSFWNIQAAINYFQVTVYFWLLAAAVDDSAMQDSLGSAPDHAASVPGPAADSAAESARV from the coding sequence ATGGTTTCGATTCGTAGCTGCGCGTTCACCGCAATGGCGTGCATCCTGTGGCTACTCATCGCCCCGCGCATTTCGTTCTTTGATCGTGAGCGGCAACTCGCACTGATGCTGATCGCCTTTGGGATGCTGATCTTTGGGCGGTACACGGGTGCCGAATGGGGCAATCGCACCCATTCCATTCTGCGAATCGGAATTCTCACCACCGCGGTCTTTACCGCACTCTCGCATGATCTTCCCCGACTCTCGTTTTGGAGTCCTGATCCCGCCCTCGGCTGGATCGCCCGATCCATCTATGGCGTCACAATTCTTCGAATCTTGATCCAGCCTCCCACGCTCATCACCATACTGGTCAGTATGGTTGCCAGCGGATTACTTCTCTCTGTCGAAACGTCGATTTTCTTCTACCCCGGGATGCGAGGCGCCCACGGCATCATTCAGGTCAGCGCCATTCTCGGGCAGCTTTGGTTTCTGTGGGCCACCTGGAGCGATGACCGAATCCTTCGCCGTCGCGGGCTGACCATCGCAGGCATCATCGCCCTGGGCGTGTGGCTCCGAATCGCCACCCCGCTGATTACTGCCAAGCCCGAGATCGATGTCTATTACCTCATCGTCGAATCATCGCTGGCGATTGCTCAGGGGAACGATCCTTATGATTTGGACGTGACCAATATCTATTACGATCCCAAATCGCCGGATGCGGCAACGGGTGATCCACCAATGTACCGTCCTGCTGGGTATCCACCATTGCCGTATCTGCTGGGTGTGCCGTTGGTTACGGCAGGAATTGACTATCGCGTTCTGCTCGTGATCGCCGACATTGCTGCCGCGCTCATGCTCACCGTATTGGCGTATCGCCGACAACCACCGCAGATGGCGTTTCTCATCAGCACGGCATACTGGCTGATGCCGCGTTGCACGGTACTCATCGAAAATTGTTGGTACGAACCGGTGATTATCGCCCTGCTCACGGGGGGATTGTGGCTGATCGAATCGGGCTACCGCATCGGATATGGCTTGATCGGACTCGCACTCACGGGCAAACAGTACGGCATCTTTCTGATTTTGCCGCTATTCGTCGCACTCCCGTTCTGGCCGTTAATCATCGGCACCACCATCGCCGCCGTCGTCACCATCGGGCCATTCCTGGCGTGGAACGCGGATGGCATGTTCACCAGCATGCTCCGCAAGCACCTCGACCGGCCAATTCAAGCGCAGTTTCTGGGCATGCCGAGTTTGTTCGCTCGGCTGGAAATTCCCTTCCCGCGTTCGGGATATTTCGTCTGCCAACTCCTCTGCATGGGCTGGTTGTGCGCCCGGAGTTGGCTCCGCATTCGCTCGCCGCTCCAAGTCGCCGGCCTCATTGGCAGCGTGATACTGATGTTCAGCTTTTGGAACATCCAGGCGGCCATCAATTACTTCCAGGTCACTGTGTATTTTTGGCTGCTGGCGGCGGCGGTGGATGATTCCGCGATGCAGGATTCTCTCGGGAGTGCTCCCGATCACGCCGCATCGGTGCCGGGACCAGCCGCCGATTCTGCCGCCGAATCCGCTCGGGTGTAA